A single region of the Paraburkholderia megapolitana genome encodes:
- a CDS encoding branched-chain amino acid ABC transporter substrate-binding protein: MSFRKTLNPIAVALGVLFATAPLAALADSLPVKIGFAAPLTGANAGYGKDLENGVRLALDEANAQQIKIGDKVAHFDLVSEDDQADPRIGVQAAQKLVDQNVSVVVGHFNSGTTIPASRVYETAGIPMIDPAATNPVITGQGFANTFMVISTDAQNAGNAGIYAVEVTKAKRIAILDDRTAFGQGEADEFEKAVKAHGGNLVAHEFTSNQAVDFRTQLTKIKATDVDLLFFGGLDTQAASVAKQMKQLGLKAQLVGGGGVMDPEFIKLAGDAADGAMAWEYGRPLAQLPGGKDFSQKFKKQFGVDILSYAPFGYDAAWAAIKAMEAAKSSVPATYRPALKSISFDGVTGHIAFDSNGALKNAASTLYQVKGGTWVPIVTKGGS; the protein is encoded by the coding sequence ATGAGCTTTCGCAAGACGCTAAATCCAATCGCGGTGGCACTGGGTGTGCTGTTCGCGACAGCACCGCTCGCCGCGCTGGCCGACAGCCTGCCGGTCAAGATCGGCTTTGCCGCACCGCTCACCGGTGCCAATGCCGGCTACGGCAAGGACCTCGAGAACGGCGTGCGGCTCGCGCTCGACGAGGCCAACGCGCAGCAGATCAAGATCGGCGACAAGGTCGCGCACTTCGATCTCGTGTCGGAAGACGATCAGGCCGATCCGCGTATCGGCGTGCAAGCGGCGCAAAAGCTGGTCGACCAGAACGTGTCGGTGGTGGTCGGCCACTTCAACTCAGGTACGACGATTCCCGCGTCGCGCGTCTACGAGACCGCGGGCATTCCGATGATCGACCCCGCGGCAACCAATCCGGTCATCACCGGCCAGGGCTTCGCAAACACCTTCATGGTGATCTCCACCGATGCGCAGAACGCCGGCAACGCGGGCATCTATGCAGTCGAAGTCACGAAGGCGAAGCGCATCGCGATCCTCGACGACCGCACCGCCTTCGGCCAGGGCGAGGCCGACGAGTTCGAGAAAGCGGTGAAAGCGCACGGCGGCAATCTCGTCGCGCACGAATTCACGTCGAACCAGGCCGTCGATTTCCGTACCCAGCTCACCAAGATCAAGGCCACCGACGTGGACCTGCTGTTCTTCGGCGGGCTCGATACGCAGGCGGCGTCGGTGGCGAAGCAGATGAAGCAACTGGGACTGAAGGCGCAACTGGTGGGTGGTGGCGGTGTGATGGATCCCGAGTTCATCAAGCTCGCCGGCGATGCCGCCGATGGCGCGATGGCCTGGGAGTACGGCCGGCCGCTTGCGCAACTGCCGGGTGGCAAGGACTTCTCGCAGAAGTTCAAGAAGCAGTTCGGCGTCGACATCCTGTCGTACGCGCCGTTCGGCTACGACGCCGCATGGGCCGCGATCAAGGCGATGGAAGCGGCGAAGTCGTCGGTGCCTGCGACCTATCGCCCGGCGTTGAAGAGCATCAGCTTCGACGGTGTTACCGGACACATTGCGTTCGATAGCAATGGCGCGTTGAAGAATGCCGCGTCGACGCTGTATCAGGTGAAGGGTGGTACCTGGGTGCCGATCGTGACGAAGGGCGGTAGCTGA